One segment of Terriglobia bacterium DNA contains the following:
- a CDS encoding sigma-54 dependent transcriptional regulator codes for MSTQEKVLVVEDEENERTGLAELITAWGYRTETAKDGLEGLDKVAAWSPGIVVTDYKMPRMNGIELLQRLAEQPKPIAVVLLTAQGSIDIAVDAMKAGAYDFIQKPVEPSRLKQILQNAARQRGTTIELEATRRKLRDTGVFGNMVGSSKAMQEIFRMVEMVAPSTASVLITGESGTGKEMVARAIHDLSPRKNKPFVAINCSAIPETLIESEIFGHEKGAFTGAVERRAGCFELAEEGTLLLDEIGEMPAPTQAKLLRVLEERKLRRLGSKVETPVDVRVLAATNKVPEEAVARGELRGDLYYRLNVFTIHMPPLREHKEDVPQLVEALLNDMNAKHNRNVAGVNDAVLQIFSSYNWPGNVREMRNTLERAVIVCQGSVVEQSHLPPNFGSSSLKISTGDGDGIRMEVGTTVGEAEKMLILKTLAATNNNKTRAAEILGISLKTLHNKLKEYGNAGVASEAAS; via the coding sequence TTGAGTACTCAGGAGAAAGTCCTCGTTGTGGAGGACGAAGAAAACGAACGGACCGGGCTGGCGGAATTGATTACAGCCTGGGGCTACCGCACAGAGACGGCCAAAGACGGACTGGAAGGCCTGGACAAAGTGGCTGCGTGGTCGCCGGGAATCGTGGTCACCGACTACAAGATGCCGCGCATGAACGGCATCGAACTCTTGCAGCGCCTGGCCGAGCAGCCGAAACCGATTGCCGTGGTCCTGCTCACCGCGCAAGGCAGTATTGACATCGCCGTGGACGCCATGAAGGCCGGCGCTTATGACTTCATTCAAAAGCCGGTGGAGCCTTCGCGGCTGAAGCAGATCCTGCAAAACGCCGCGCGCCAGCGCGGCACCACGATCGAGTTGGAAGCCACGCGCCGCAAGCTGCGGGACACCGGAGTCTTCGGGAATATGGTCGGCTCGTCCAAGGCCATGCAGGAAATCTTCCGCATGGTGGAGATGGTGGCCCCCAGCACGGCGTCCGTACTGATCACCGGGGAAAGCGGCACCGGGAAGGAAATGGTGGCGCGGGCCATTCACGACCTTAGCCCGCGCAAAAACAAGCCGTTTGTGGCCATCAACTGCTCGGCCATTCCGGAAACGTTGATTGAAAGCGAGATTTTTGGCCACGAGAAAGGCGCGTTCACCGGAGCGGTGGAACGCCGCGCTGGTTGCTTTGAACTGGCTGAAGAAGGCACGTTGTTGCTGGATGAAATCGGTGAAATGCCGGCGCCCACGCAGGCCAAGCTTCTGCGTGTGCTGGAAGAGCGCAAATTGCGCCGCCTGGGCAGCAAAGTGGAAACTCCGGTGGATGTCCGCGTGCTCGCCGCCACCAACAAGGTACCCGAGGAGGCTGTGGCCCGGGGCGAATTGCGCGGCGACCTCTACTATCGCCTGAACGTCTTCACCATCCACATGCCGCCGCTGCGCGAGCACAAAGAAGACGTCCCGCAACTGGTGGAAGCGTTGCTGAACGACATGAACGCCAAGCACAATCGCAACGTGGCCGGTGTGAATGACGCGGTGCTGCAGATTTTCTCCAGCTACAACTGGCCGGGCAACGTGCGCGAGATGCGCAATACGCTGGAACGCGCGGTCATCGTCTGCCAGGGCAGCGTGGTGGAGCAGAGCCATCTTCCGCCCAACTTTGGCAGCAGCAGCCTGAAGATTTCCACCGGCGATGGTGACGGCATCCGCATGGAAGTGGGCACCACCGTGGGCGAAGCGGAAAAGATGCTGATCCTCAAGACCCTGGCCGCGACCAATAACAATAAGACCCGGGCCGCGGAAATTCTGGGCATCAGCCTGAAAACGTTGCACAATAAACTCAAGGAGTATGGCAACGCCGGCGTGGCCAGCGAAGCCGCC